A window of Amycolatopsis australiensis contains these coding sequences:
- a CDS encoding DUF4383 domain-containing protein has protein sequence MVHAKGARIRVHGLQPAQVLAGLAGIAFLVVGIIGLTRTGLGNFAGHHDAGFWRFSGNPLMSVVRVVTGVVGLLLAFGSGRARAFGWLLFIFYGALFVWGLMIDGLISTNPFANAGNPMDLGRADTWLHLGVAALGLLIAVLPARRTIHVPEDEVADEPTVVEQRTDRVGEADRVGETDRVADAEPPRRRSFLRRDHTGRGPEVTREERPPGLAH, from the coding sequence ATGGTTCACGCGAAAGGCGCACGCATCCGGGTCCACGGCCTGCAGCCGGCGCAGGTGCTGGCCGGACTGGCCGGGATCGCGTTCCTCGTGGTCGGCATCATCGGGCTCACCAGGACCGGCCTCGGCAACTTCGCCGGGCATCACGACGCGGGGTTCTGGCGGTTCTCCGGCAACCCGCTGATGAGCGTGGTCCGCGTCGTGACCGGGGTCGTCGGCCTGCTGCTGGCGTTCGGCTCGGGCCGCGCACGGGCGTTCGGCTGGCTGCTCTTCATTTTTTACGGCGCGCTGTTCGTGTGGGGCCTCATGATCGACGGCCTCATCTCGACCAACCCGTTCGCCAACGCCGGCAACCCGATGGACCTCGGGCGCGCCGACACGTGGCTGCACCTCGGCGTCGCCGCGCTCGGCCTGCTGATCGCCGTGCTCCCGGCCCGTCGCACCATCCACGTCCCGGAGGACGAGGTGGCCGACGAGCCGACGGTCGTCGAGCAGCGCACCGACCGGGTCGGCGAAGCCGACCGGGTCGGCGAAACCGACCGCGTCGCGGACGCCGAACCGCCGCGGCGCCGTTCGTTCCTGCGTCGTGACCACACGGGGCGAGGCCCGGAGGTCACTCGCGAAGAGCGTCCGCCGGGCCTCGCCCACTAG
- a CDS encoding alpha/beta hydrolase — protein MHLSRIRLDSPVTMTVVIVLTLLAIIAVPLCWDRWKRKLVWRTATILCAVVAIVVTTGLTGNMIGGFFPTVGSLLGTGVYAADSIDAETSQNGENLEIVRDVGAAHAKEGKGTVVHMKVTGRRTKLTRDVTVYLPPQYFEASYKNLRFPAIEWIPNYPSGPEVVTDGYRLPEQLDAAIAKHALPPVVVLMPDPTGVPKLGHDTECVDEVNGTANDTYLTADLREWALQKLGVAADRKAWTFAGWSSGGYCAMNLVTRHPQWYGQAVSVSGYDRAQVDAETEDLYKGRRDVDDANNVGITVRLHPSPVDILAIWGENEKFESSAAELIRTGVRPPVRFSSWRVPDAGHNMNTFKSQIPEILTWIGAHTTPPALPGRQVDMTGGVQPWPLPRSGAPGALADTDQ, from the coding sequence ATGCACCTGAGCAGAATCCGGCTCGATTCGCCGGTCACCATGACCGTCGTGATCGTGCTGACGCTGCTCGCGATCATCGCCGTCCCGCTGTGCTGGGACCGGTGGAAGCGGAAGCTGGTGTGGCGCACCGCGACCATCCTCTGCGCGGTCGTCGCCATCGTCGTCACCACAGGCCTGACGGGCAACATGATCGGCGGCTTCTTCCCGACGGTCGGGTCCCTGCTCGGCACCGGCGTGTACGCGGCCGACAGCATCGACGCGGAGACGTCCCAGAACGGCGAGAACCTCGAGATCGTCCGCGACGTCGGCGCGGCCCACGCCAAGGAGGGCAAGGGAACCGTCGTCCACATGAAGGTCACCGGGCGGCGCACCAAGCTCACCCGCGACGTGACGGTGTACCTCCCGCCGCAGTACTTCGAGGCGAGCTACAAAAACCTCCGGTTCCCGGCCATCGAGTGGATCCCGAACTACCCGTCCGGACCAGAGGTCGTCACCGACGGCTACCGCCTCCCGGAACAGCTCGACGCGGCGATCGCCAAGCACGCGCTGCCCCCGGTCGTGGTGCTCATGCCGGACCCGACGGGCGTCCCGAAGCTGGGCCACGACACGGAGTGCGTCGACGAGGTCAACGGCACCGCGAACGACACGTACCTGACGGCGGACCTGCGCGAGTGGGCCCTGCAGAAGCTGGGCGTGGCGGCGGACCGCAAGGCGTGGACGTTCGCGGGCTGGTCGTCGGGCGGGTACTGCGCGATGAACCTGGTGACCCGCCACCCGCAGTGGTACGGCCAGGCGGTGAGCGTCAGCGGCTACGACCGCGCCCAGGTCGACGCCGAGACGGAGGACCTGTACAAGGGCCGCCGCGACGTGGACGACGCGAACAACGTCGGTATCACCGTCCGCCTCCACCCGTCTCCGGTGGACATCCTGGCGATCTGGGGCGAGAACGAGAAGTTCGAAAGCTCGGCGGCGGAGCTGATCCGCACGGGAGTCCGGCCGCCGGTGCGGTTTTCGTCCTGGCGCGTCCCGGACGCGGGCCACAACATGAACACGTTCAAGTCCCAGATCCCGGAGATCCTGACCTGGATCGGCGCCCACACGACCCCACCGGCCCTGCCGGGCCGCCAAGTCGACATGACGGGCGGAGTGCAGCCGTGGCCGCTGCCGCGGTCGGGCGCACCGGGCGCGTTGGCGGACACGGACCAGTAG